One Drosophila kikkawai strain 14028-0561.14 chromosome 3L, DkikHiC1v2, whole genome shotgun sequence genomic window carries:
- the velo gene encoding sentrin-specific protease 6 isoform X3, with protein MNDEDFVRGDVTDLSDIPENDRFSMSVSCNCVRLVPYRYEITEPITFTSKGICITGIVPDKDAKFTLHIYKHEVIKVIAHFGSAEPAKPLVTLYLLKTCAQYVKTQLLLPDDQASEQTCFKGNSSFHIRRLILIFDTISYTARGTIKGMFNCVDEISSTDAAEILERLADSDKKALDKSSQQPPPPRQLRADEQVNLLMYPPKTSGSLCIRMEDYVCLTKESYLNDIIIDFYLVWLRNTQIPEALRERTHIFSTFFYKRLTTLTRPTDMKQTAAQKRHARVQKWTKGVDIFDKDFIIVPINEQSHWFLAIICFPNLKGPVTYDTNQPVEPQQLKRPRGKKVSLQIGNTTITPLAKRGEGGQLPAALTADNICRIADDESERDEAEGDDSDMASEDSEISNSAKETSSATPASSSTPKPSSQPTLSSGPARTCGADDVPAVKQPLILIFDSLAGASRSRVVATLRDYLTCEYRVKKPDAQAHVFNKDNMPGHCVKVPQQNNFTDCGLYLLQYVEQFFSEPIRDYRLPIKQLTNWFDFLTVTKKREDIANLIQQLMDEGNQQQRHVLPVIEFPTLNGQLVEYPEDTESAEFEEEEGHDDEEPSSEQHDENNAGTDMEVDPGSEELPTQAAKTATVATATVPPTGKRFVLKRRLQNGAVSASSNGSGNGEASNGGSLMPQLVSTSSVAATSVATVPLGSRGPSGGLKIRKIEP; from the exons ATGAACGACGAAG acTTTGTGCGCGGTGACGTGACAGATTTGTCGGATATCCCGGAAAATGATCGCTTCTCCATGTCGGTGAGCTGTAATTGCGTCCGCTTGGTGCCCTACCGCTACGAGATCACAGAGCCG ATAACCTTCACCTCGAAAGGAATCTGCATCACGGGCATTGTGCCGGACAAGGATGCCAAGTTCACGCTGCACATCTACAAGCACGAGGTGATCAAGGTAATAGCGCACTTTGGCAGCGCGGAACCCGCCAAGCCGCTCGTCACGCTCTACCTGCTCAAGACGTGCGCCCAGTATGTGAAAACGCAGCTCCTCCTGCCCGACGATCAGGCCAGTGAAC AAACCTGCTTCAAGGGCAACAGTTCGTTCCACATTCGCCGGCTCATTCTAATCTTTGACACCATCTCGTACACGGCCCGAGGCACCATCAAGGGTATGTTTAACTGTGTGGACGAGATATCCTCAACTGATGCCGCTGAGATTTTGGAGCGACTCGCCGATTCGGATAAAAAGGCACTGGACAAGAGCTCACAgcagccaccgccgccgcgCCAACTGAGGGCCGATGAGCAGGTCAACCTTCTGATGTATCCGCCCAAGACCTCCGGCAGCCTTTGCATACGAATGGAGGACTATGTGTGCCTCACCAAGGAGTCGTACCTCAACGACATCATCATAGACTTTTACCTTGTCTGGCTGCGCAACACGCAGATTCCGGAGGCTCTGCGCGAGCGCACGCACATCTTTAGCACCTTTTTCTACAAACGCCTGACGACACTAACGCGTCCCACGGACATGAAGCAGACGGCGGCCCAGAAGCGACATGCCCGCGTCCAGAAGTGGACCAAGGGCGTGGACATCTTCGACAAGGACTTTATCATAGTGCCCATAAACGAGCAGTCACATTGGTTCCTGGCCATCATCTGTTTCCCCAACCTCAAGGGACCCGTGACTTATGATACCAACCAGCCGGTGGAGCCGCAGCAGCTGAAGCGTCCGCGGGGCAAGAAGGTCTCCCTGCAGATAGGCAACACCACCATTACCCCGCTGGCGAAGAGGGGCGAAGGAGGACAGCTGCCAGCCGCCCTGACGGCGGATAATATCTGCCGCATAGCGGACGATGAGAGTGAGCGTGACGAGGCCGAGGGCGACGACAGCGACATGGCCTCGGAGGACAGTGAGATTTCGAATTCCGCCAAGGAAACCTCCTCGGCCACGCCCGCTAGCAGCAGCACCCCGAAACCATCCTCACAGCCCACGCTGTCCAGCGGTCCGGCAAGAACCTGCGGTGCCGACGATGTGCCCGCCGTGAAGCAGCCACTGATACTCATCTTTGATTCCCTGGCGGGTGCCTCGCGCAGCCGCGTGGTCGCCACGCTGCGCGATTATCTCACCTGCGAGTACCGCGTGAAGAAGCCGGATGCGCAGGCGCACGTCTTCAACAAGGACAACATGCCCGGCCACTGTGTCAAGGTGCCGCAGCAGAACAACTTCACCGACTGCGGCCTCTATCTGCTGCAGTACGTGGAGCAGTTCTTCAGCGAGCCCATCCGCGACTACCGGCTGCCCATCAAGCAGCTGACCAACTGGTTTGACTTCCTCACCGTCACCAAGAAGCGCGAGGACATTGCCAATCTCATCCAGCAGCTAATGGACGAGGGcaatcagcagcagcgccacGTCCTGCCGGTGATCGAGTTTCCTACTCTGAACGGCCAGCTGGTGGAGTATCCCGAGGACACGGAGAGCGCCGAattcgaggaggaggagggacaCGACGACGAGGAGCCGTCTAGCGAGCAGCACGACGAGAACAATGCTGGCACCGACATGGAAGTGGATCCCGGCAGCGAGGAGCTGCCCACGCAGGCAGCAAAAACCGCCACCGTTGCCACTGCGACAGTCCCGCCGACGGGCAAACGTTTCGTGCTGAAGCGGCGCCTGCAGAACGGTGCTGTCTCTGCATCCAGCAATGGCAGCGGCAACGGGGAGGCCAGCAACGGAGGTTCTCTCATGCCCCAGCTGGTGAGCACATCATCTGTAGCGGCGACGTCGGTGGCCACAGTTCCGCTGGGATCGCGCGGCCCCAGCGGCGGCCTGAAGATACGCAAGATCGAGCcgtag